In the genome of Chryseobacterium sp. 52, the window CAATGGCTGAAGCAGGGCTTTCTTTTTATTTCTTTTGGAATAGATCCCTTTTATGAAATAAGTTTGAAAGCCTTCCTCTTCTGTAAAACAATGCAGAACTGCATCATTTTCGCCGTATTTTATAAATGATAATAAAAATCCGTTTTGTAAATTCATTAATTGACCACCGCTATTTTGGCAGTAGCTTTGTCTGATCCGTCTTCATTGGTCATCAGGACGAAATAAACCCCTGAAGCGACCCGGTTACCTTTCATATTATTCAGATCCCATTCATAATAACCCCCTCTGGCTACTGCAGAATGGATGACATTTCCTGCTGCATCTGCGATTCTGATATTTGTTTTTTCTGCAAGTCCTTTAATGGTAACCTTTCCTTTAAAGTTCGAATATACTACAGGGTTAGGGTAAACCACTACCTGGCCGAAGTTGGCCGTAACATCTGCCACATCTCCCTGGTAAGCTACAATACCGTTGTAAGTCACAAAATATACTTTTCCGGTTTTCTTGTCTACTTTTATGTCGGTAACAGAATTGGTAGGAAGAGGAGAATTCTCTTTTGTGAAATGCTTTATGGTCTGTTGTCCGTCAGAAGAAAGATAATAAACACCTCCGCCGTCTACAGATACCCATTTATAGTCTCCTGCATCTACTTCTATTTGCAGAACCTGCCCATCTCTGAAAAGTTCTTCTCCAAGTCCGCCCTGTTCTATAATGATAGGTTCAACTTTAGGTTCCGGGGCTTTTATTTCAGCGGCGGCATTAGACATTATTCTTAAACCACTGTCCGTACCAATCCAGGCATCTCCTGATTTATCAAAAGCTACTGATAATGTTCCTTTTGAATTTCCTGCGAATCCGTTCGTATCTTTTAACAGATAATCGGTGTCATCAGAAAGATTAAGGGCATTTTTGTAATCATATACCAGGAAATTATTGGTTCTTGGAAGCGGTATCCATAGCATATTTTCATAAGCAACAGGCTTTTGTGCACCATCACTTGAGATTCCGAATTTTTTTAAAACAAAATTATCCGCTGCTTTATCATACACCCATATTGATGGGCTCCCCTGATTATACGCGATTGATACGAAAAGATTACTTTGACTGTCAGTTGCAAACCCTACAGGACGGAAAGCTCCTGTATAGTATTTCATAAAATCGAAATCCTTATTGGTTGCATTGTACTTCATTCTATAGACTCCTTCATTAACATTGGTGTAGTTGGTGAAGAAAACTTCACTGTTGTCAGTAGGGCTGATGACAGCATCCAGTACATTAATAGCAGCAGGATTTCCTATGAAATAAGAAGGATAAATCCACTCTGACCCGTTAAAATAATAAAATCCGGGCTTCTTGGGGTTTGATGCCCCCTGATTGTATCTGTTTATTCTGGAGCCGGATGACACAAGCATCTGATTGTTGTCGTACAAATTGATCTTGTAGGAAGAGTTTGAGTACGGACCTGAAGGTCTATAAGTATTGCTGCTTTCGTCTTTTATTCCGGAGAGTATGGTTCCCCCATATATTTTTCCGCTTGCTGTTGTGATAGCCGTATTACAATCTTCTCCCAGACTTACCGCATTTAAAGATATTCCGTTTAAACCGAATGTATATATTCTGTTATCTGTAACTACAATATTATTAGAGCTTAAAACAATGTCCTTGATATTCCCAAAAGTGGCAGGAAGCGGAGTAGGAGCACCATTGTTATAGATAAATGCAGAGGTTGCAGAAGAAAAGATAAGTGAAGTAGATTCCGCGTCAATATGTTTGAATGATCCCGGTATTTCTGTGGTCCATGTAGAGAATACTGGAAACGTAGTATTCATTTCGTGGCTTTTCAGGCCGCTATTCGTTACAGAATATACTTTATTTCCAAATATCGTTGCTTCATTGCTGGCCTCATATACGCCACCATTCATAAAGAATGTAGAATCTCCGAATTCTTTTTTGATCAAATTAAATATAGAAAGTCCATAGCCTACAGAGACTACAGCCTGATCTCCAGTAATAGAAATATGGTTGATGCTTTTGCTTCCGCTATAGCCGTTGGCAATAGGAATATCAACAACATATTTAATCTCCTGCGGCGTAACAATATCCATAGAGCCGTTTGCATATCCTATGACAGCGATTTTGGTCTGTGGATTGTAATCGAACGCAGAGATATTGACATCATGGAGGCCGGTGGCTTTTGACAACTTTGTAATCTCTCCGGTGGAGATCGTATAATAGAATATCCCGTTTTCTGTCGCGGCAATTATTTTCCCATTGTCTTCCTTCATAGCCAAGACATTGTTATAGGAAAAATGATCCGTCCATTTTTTGGATGAAATGACCTGCGCATTCATGATCTGCAGGGATGCTAAAATACCAAGAGAGATTAAAGAGAGTTTTTTCATATTATACGGTTATGCTGCTGTCTATTGCCTGGTTGTTCCAGGAAATATGCTTTACGTTTTTATTTGCGTCAAAGTAAAAATCTATTCTGCCGAGAAGAAGACCTGCCCATCCTACCTGGTTTACCAGAACATTTTTGCCTTGTCTGTTGGTAAAAGTCTGAGGTTCCGGTAAAAAAGTATGGGTATGTCCGCCTAAGATAATATCAATATTTTCCGTTTTGGCAGCCAGAATTTTGTCGCTTATTTTATTAGGTTCATCTTTATAATCATAGCCGATATGTGAAAGGCAGATCACAAGATCACATTTCTGATCATTTTTAAGGAAGTTGGAATAATGCTGAGCTACTTCTACCGGATCTGAGTATACGGTTTCGCCGTACTGCTTTTTGCCTACAAGACCGTCCAGCTGGATTCCTACTCCGAAAATTCCTACTTTTATTCCGTTTTTGTTAAAAATTTTATACTGTGAAGTCTTTCCGTCCAGAACTGTATTTTTAAAATCATAGTTTGAACAGATAAATGGGAACTTCGCATTAGGAAGTACTTTTAAGAAACCATCCAGACTGTTGTCAAAATCGTGGTTTCCCATTGTTGAAGCATCATACTTCATCATAGACATCAGTTTAAACTCCAGTTCACCTCCGAAGAAATTGAAATAAGGAGTTCCCTGGAAAATATCACCGGAATCAAGAAGCAACACATTGCTTTCCTGATTTCTGATTTGCTGAATTAAGCTTGCCCTTCTTGCAAAACCTCCCTGATTAGGATTTTTGGTATAGCTTGCATCAAAAGGCTCTATTCTGCTGTGTTGGTCGTTGGTATGAAGAATAGTCAGTTTATTTGCGGATTTTAAGTTAAGAATTTGTAATTCTTCCGCCATCATCATATTGGGAGCTAAAGTCATTGCTAAAGTTCCGCCACCTATTGTTTTTAAAAAACTTTTTCTATCCATTATTTCTTACCGATAAAATTTAAACGAACATCTGTATTGGGAACCACTTCGGAAGTTTTCTTGAAATATTCAATGAAAAGATCTCTCAATCTGATTCCTGTAGAAATTGCTTCTCCTTTGGAAAAGAATTTCATATTGTCGCCACCCAGCGCCAGATAATCTGAAGTTGCAATGTAATACTCCTGGTTAGGATCTACAGGCTTTCCTTTGATCAGGGATTTGGTGAGCTGTCCGTTATTGGTTTCAATATATAAATGAGAAACAGGGTTGTTAACCTGAGTTTTTGCATAGTAATCAAAAAGTCCCTGAAGATCTGTTCCTTTCATTTTTACAATGATTACTTCATTTTCGAAAGGCATTACTTCAAAAACACTTTTCAGAAGAACATCCCCTTTCCCGATTGTGGTACGGATTCCTCCGATATTGATCAGAGCGGCGTCTACGTTTTTCTGAAGCTTATTTTTCGTCCAGGCATCAGCGCCTTCGAAAGTATAGTCGGCCAAAAGATTGCCCAGATTGCTGTTATCTCCCTGTTTGGTAAGGTCTACACTGGTGTGGGAGATCTTTTGGTTCATCTCTTTATCCAGTTTCTGCTTATAAGGTTCAATAACTTTTACAAACTCCTCATCATTTTTTAGCTCATTATTAATAGAAATGTTTTTCTGGGTCTTTACGTCCGCCAGCTGCAGCGTAGAAGCTGTTTTGCAGGCAGTAAGTGAAGCCAGAGCAATTCCTAGTAACAAGAATTTATTTTTCATAATATCTTTTAGTATATGCAAATATAATTATATGTATAATAAAACATTATTATTTATTATAAATTCTTATCGTAAATTATTAAATTTGACAAAAATAATTCTAACAGATGAGCATTTTAAAAGGAGTAGGTGTTGCGTTGGTAACACCCTTTAATGAAGATTTATCCGTTGATTTCGACAGTTTAACAAAACTTGTTGAGTATAATATCGAAAACGGAACCAATTATTTAGTTGTTTTGGGAACTACAGCAGAAGCTGCAACGCTTTCTGATGAGGAGAAGAAACAGGTGATTGAGCATATCATTAAGGTTAATAATAAACGTCTTCCTCTGGTTTTGGGAATTGGCGGTAATAATACTCTTGAAGTCAAGAAACAGATAGAAGAAACAGATCTTTTTG includes:
- a CDS encoding bifunctional metallophosphatase/5'-nucleotidase, giving the protein MDRKSFLKTIGGGTLAMTLAPNMMMAEELQILNLKSANKLTILHTNDQHSRIEPFDASYTKNPNQGGFARRASLIQQIRNQESNVLLLDSGDIFQGTPYFNFFGGELEFKLMSMMKYDASTMGNHDFDNSLDGFLKVLPNAKFPFICSNYDFKNTVLDGKTSQYKIFNKNGIKVGIFGVGIQLDGLVGKKQYGETVYSDPVEVAQHYSNFLKNDQKCDLVICLSHIGYDYKDEPNKISDKILAAKTENIDIILGGHTHTFLPEPQTFTNRQGKNVLVNQVGWAGLLLGRIDFYFDANKNVKHISWNNQAIDSSITV
- a CDS encoding 5'-nucleotidase C-terminal domain-containing protein, with the translated sequence MKNKFLLLGIALASLTACKTASTLQLADVKTQKNISINNELKNDEEFVKVIEPYKQKLDKEMNQKISHTSVDLTKQGDNSNLGNLLADYTFEGADAWTKNKLQKNVDAALINIGGIRTTIGKGDVLLKSVFEVMPFENEVIIVKMKGTDLQGLFDYYAKTQVNNPVSHLYIETNNGQLTKSLIKGKPVDPNQEYYIATSDYLALGGDNMKFFSKGEAISTGIRLRDLFIEYFKKTSEVVPNTDVRLNFIGKK